The Electrophorus electricus isolate fEleEle1 chromosome 19, fEleEle1.pri, whole genome shotgun sequence genome has a segment encoding these proteins:
- the ss18 gene encoding protein SSXT isoform X2 — translation MSVAFAPHRQRAKGDITPAGIQKLLDENNQLIQCIMDFQSKGKTAECSHYQQMLHRNLVYLATIADSNQNMQSLLPAPPTQNMPMSGGMNQSGPPQQPPHGHSMPADAPPAPHMQNQMNGQMPGPNHMPIQGPGPNQPPNMASGSMNMPPSSHGTLGAYNHAVPSSQGMPSQGQMNMSQGQPMGNYGPRPSMNMQPNQGPMMHQQPPSQQYSMPPAGGAQHYQGQQNPMGMMGQGNHVMGQRPMPPYRPPQQGPTQQYPGQEDYYGEQYSHGGQGPPEGNSQYGQQQEAYQPGPPQAQGYPSQQQYPTQQAYAGQQQAYGPSQGTPGQYPNYPQGQGQQYGAYRPPQPAPPQGQPQRPYGYDQGHVRK, via the exons ATGTCGGTGGCTTTTGCACCTCATAGACAACGCGCGAAGGGTGATATTACACCCGCGGGAATACAAAAG TTGCTTGATGAAAACAATCAACTGATTCAGTGCATCATGGATTTCCAAAGCAAAGGGAAAACGGCAGAATGTTCACA TTACCAGCAGATGCTTCATAGAAATCTGGTCTACTTGGCCACCATAGCCGATTCGAACCAGAACATGCAGTCTCTTCTACCTGCT CCCCCCACCCAGAACATGCCCATGTCAGGAGGAATGAATCAGAGCGGCCCCCCTCAGCAGCCCCCCCACGGCCACAGCATGCCGGCGGACGCCCCCCCTGCGCCACACATGCAGAACCAGATGAACGGCCAGATGCCTG gACCCAACCACATGCCCATCCAGGGCCCCGGTCCCAACCAGCCTCCCAATATGGCCAGCGGCTCCATGAACATGCCCCCCAGCAGCCACGGCACGCTGGGGGCCTACAACCACGCCGTGCCCTCCTCCCAGGGCATGCCCAGCCAGGGCCAGATGAACATGAGCCAGGGACAACCCATGGGCAACTACGGCCCCAGACCCAGCATGAACATGCAGCCCAACCAAG GTCCAATGATGCACCAGCAGCCTCCATCCCAGCAGTACAGcatgccccctgctggtggtGCGCAGCATTACCAGGGGCAGCAGAACCCAATGGGAATGATGGGTCAGGGCAACCATGTGATGGGGCAGAGGCCCATGCCTCCGTACAGGCCTCCCCAGCAAG GGCCCACGCAGCAGTACCCAGGCCAGGAGGACTACTATGGAGAACAGTACAGCCATGGAGGCCAAGGGCCACCTGAGG gaAACTCCCAGTATGGTCAGCAGCAGGAGGCATACCAGCCAGGTCCTCCCCAGGCACAGGGATACCCGAGCCAGCAGCAGTACCCCACGCAGCAGGCCTACGCGGGCCAGCAGCAGGCCTATG GGCCCTCTCAGGGCACTCCTGGCCAGTACCCCAATTACCCGCAGGGACAAGGGCAACAATACGGCGCCTACAGGCCCCCGCAACCCGCACCCCCCCAGGGCCAACCGCAGCGCCCGTATGGCTATGACCAG GGGCACGTCAGGAAATAG
- the ss18 gene encoding protein SSXT isoform X1, whose product MSVAFAPHRQRAKGDITPAGIQKLLDENNQLIQCIMDFQSKGKTAECSHYQQMLHRNLVYLATIADSNQNMQSLLPAPPTQNMPMSGGMNQSGPPQQPPHGHSMPADAPPAPHMQNQMNGQMPGPNHMPIQGPGPNQPPNMASGSMNMPPSSHGTLGAYNHAVPSSQGMPSQGQMNMSQGQPMGNYGPRPSMNMQPNQGPMMHQQPPSQQYSMPPAGGAQHYQGQQNPMGMMGQGNHVMGQRPMPPYRPPQQGPTQQYPGQEDYYGEQYSHGGQGPPEGNSQYGQQQEAYQPGPPQAQGYPSQQQYPTQQAYAGQQQAYGPSQGTPGQYPNYPQGQGQQYGAYRPPQPAPPQGQPQRPYGYDQGQYGNYQQ is encoded by the exons ATGTCGGTGGCTTTTGCACCTCATAGACAACGCGCGAAGGGTGATATTACACCCGCGGGAATACAAAAG TTGCTTGATGAAAACAATCAACTGATTCAGTGCATCATGGATTTCCAAAGCAAAGGGAAAACGGCAGAATGTTCACA TTACCAGCAGATGCTTCATAGAAATCTGGTCTACTTGGCCACCATAGCCGATTCGAACCAGAACATGCAGTCTCTTCTACCTGCT CCCCCCACCCAGAACATGCCCATGTCAGGAGGAATGAATCAGAGCGGCCCCCCTCAGCAGCCCCCCCACGGCCACAGCATGCCGGCGGACGCCCCCCCTGCGCCACACATGCAGAACCAGATGAACGGCCAGATGCCTG gACCCAACCACATGCCCATCCAGGGCCCCGGTCCCAACCAGCCTCCCAATATGGCCAGCGGCTCCATGAACATGCCCCCCAGCAGCCACGGCACGCTGGGGGCCTACAACCACGCCGTGCCCTCCTCCCAGGGCATGCCCAGCCAGGGCCAGATGAACATGAGCCAGGGACAACCCATGGGCAACTACGGCCCCAGACCCAGCATGAACATGCAGCCCAACCAAG GTCCAATGATGCACCAGCAGCCTCCATCCCAGCAGTACAGcatgccccctgctggtggtGCGCAGCATTACCAGGGGCAGCAGAACCCAATGGGAATGATGGGTCAGGGCAACCATGTGATGGGGCAGAGGCCCATGCCTCCGTACAGGCCTCCCCAGCAAG GGCCCACGCAGCAGTACCCAGGCCAGGAGGACTACTATGGAGAACAGTACAGCCATGGAGGCCAAGGGCCACCTGAGG gaAACTCCCAGTATGGTCAGCAGCAGGAGGCATACCAGCCAGGTCCTCCCCAGGCACAGGGATACCCGAGCCAGCAGCAGTACCCCACGCAGCAGGCCTACGCGGGCCAGCAGCAGGCCTATG GGCCCTCTCAGGGCACTCCTGGCCAGTACCCCAATTACCCGCAGGGACAAGGGCAACAATACGGCGCCTACAGGCCCCCGCAACCCGCACCCCCCCAGGGCCAACCGCAGCGCCCGTATGGCTATGACCAG GGTCAATATGGCAACTACCAGCAGTAA
- the ss18 gene encoding protein SSXT isoform X3 has product MLHRNLVYLATIADSNQNMQSLLPAPPTQNMPMSGGMNQSGPPQQPPHGHSMPADAPPAPHMQNQMNGQMPGPNHMPIQGPGPNQPPNMASGSMNMPPSSHGTLGAYNHAVPSSQGMPSQGQMNMSQGQPMGNYGPRPSMNMQPNQGPMMHQQPPSQQYSMPPAGGAQHYQGQQNPMGMMGQGNHVMGQRPMPPYRPPQQGPTQQYPGQEDYYGEQYSHGGQGPPEGNSQYGQQQEAYQPGPPQAQGYPSQQQYPTQQAYAGQQQAYGPSQGTPGQYPNYPQGQGQQYGAYRPPQPAPPQGQPQRPYGYDQGQYGNYQQ; this is encoded by the exons ATGCTTCATAGAAATCTGGTCTACTTGGCCACCATAGCCGATTCGAACCAGAACATGCAGTCTCTTCTACCTGCT CCCCCCACCCAGAACATGCCCATGTCAGGAGGAATGAATCAGAGCGGCCCCCCTCAGCAGCCCCCCCACGGCCACAGCATGCCGGCGGACGCCCCCCCTGCGCCACACATGCAGAACCAGATGAACGGCCAGATGCCTG gACCCAACCACATGCCCATCCAGGGCCCCGGTCCCAACCAGCCTCCCAATATGGCCAGCGGCTCCATGAACATGCCCCCCAGCAGCCACGGCACGCTGGGGGCCTACAACCACGCCGTGCCCTCCTCCCAGGGCATGCCCAGCCAGGGCCAGATGAACATGAGCCAGGGACAACCCATGGGCAACTACGGCCCCAGACCCAGCATGAACATGCAGCCCAACCAAG GTCCAATGATGCACCAGCAGCCTCCATCCCAGCAGTACAGcatgccccctgctggtggtGCGCAGCATTACCAGGGGCAGCAGAACCCAATGGGAATGATGGGTCAGGGCAACCATGTGATGGGGCAGAGGCCCATGCCTCCGTACAGGCCTCCCCAGCAAG GGCCCACGCAGCAGTACCCAGGCCAGGAGGACTACTATGGAGAACAGTACAGCCATGGAGGCCAAGGGCCACCTGAGG gaAACTCCCAGTATGGTCAGCAGCAGGAGGCATACCAGCCAGGTCCTCCCCAGGCACAGGGATACCCGAGCCAGCAGCAGTACCCCACGCAGCAGGCCTACGCGGGCCAGCAGCAGGCCTATG GGCCCTCTCAGGGCACTCCTGGCCAGTACCCCAATTACCCGCAGGGACAAGGGCAACAATACGGCGCCTACAGGCCCCCGCAACCCGCACCCCCCCAGGGCCAACCGCAGCGCCCGTATGGCTATGACCAG GGTCAATATGGCAACTACCAGCAGTAA